One genomic region from Phragmites australis chromosome 1, lpPhrAust1.1, whole genome shotgun sequence encodes:
- the LOC133913729 gene encoding chaperone protein dnaJ 49-like, whose product MEGNKDDAVKCLRIGKDALDAGDRARAIKFLSKAKRLDPALPIDNLLSPLLNPQDDASSPSPSSSSSSSPQPPPPPTQPAAAEADGLRKRTQKGKKRQEEEETGARDYTEEQLEVVRQVKKHTRDYYQILGLEKDCTVEDVRKAYRKLSLKVHPDKNKAPGAEDAFKAVSKAFQCLSDAESRKRYDLVGSDEPVTYNRRAASTARAYNGFYEDDFDPDEIFRNFFGGMAPATTRQFGQFGTFHFRTGGMHAHGPQNSGGSTVRMLVQLLPVLLLLLLNFLPSSEPVYSLSRSYPYEHKFQTPRGVTYYVKLPNFEEQYPHQSTELATLERHVERDYYSIITQNCRVELQRRQWGLSYQTPHCDMLKKFEAAAQ is encoded by the coding sequence ATGGAGGGCAACAAGGATGACGCGGTCAAGTGCCTGCGCATCGGCAAGGACGCCCTCGACGCCGGCGACCGCGCCCGCGCCATCAAGTTCCTCTCCAAGGCCAAGCGCCTCGACCCCGCCCTCCCCATTGACAACCTCCTCTCGCCGCTCCTCAACCCGCAAGACgacgcctcctccccctccccctcctcgtcctcttcatcatctccacagcccccgccgccgccgacccaGCCTGCAGCAGCTGAGGCTGATGGGCtgagaaagaggacgcagaagGGCAAGAAGAgacaggaggaagaggagacgggTGCGAGGGACTACACGGAGGAGCAGCTCGAGGTGGTGCGCCAGGTCAAGAAGCACACCAGAGACTACTACCAGATTCTCGGCCTCGAAAAGGACTGCACCGTGGAGGACGTGCGCAAGGCCTACCGCAAGCTCTCCCTCAAGGTGCACCCCGACAAGAACAAGGCCCCAGGCGCCGAGGACGCCTTCAAGGCTGTCTCCAAGGCCTTCCAGTGCCTCAGCGATGCCGAGAGCCGCAAGCGCTATGACCTTGTTGGCTCTGATGAGCCGGTAACATACAACAGGAGGGCGGCATCCACCGCCCGTGCATACAATGGATTCTATGAGGATGACTTTGACCCggatgagatattcagaaacTTCTTTGGTGGGATGGCGCCGGCAACCACCAGACAGTTTGGACAGTTTGGGACGTTCCATTTCAGGACCGGTGGGATGCATGCCCATGGACCGCAAAACTCTGGTGGCTCTACCGTCAGGATGCTTGTTCAGCTGTTACCTGTCCTACTACTGCTGTTGCTCAACTTCCTTCCATCCTCTGAGCCTGTCTACTCCCTCTCCCGCTCCTACCCTTATGAGCACAAATTCCAAACCCCACGTGGAGTCACATACTATGTCAAGCTGCCTAATTTCGAGGAGCAGTATCCACACCAAAGCACTGAGCTCGCGACACTGGAGCGGCATGTTGAGAGGGATTATTACTCGATAATCACGCAGAACTGCAGGGTTGAGCTGCAGCGTCGCCAATGGGGGCTGTCATACCAGACACCACACTGTGATATGCTTAAGAAATTTGAGGCAGCAGCACAGTAA
- the LOC133913738 gene encoding peptide deformylase 1A, chloroplastic-like isoform X1: MVALLRPLSSAAATTLLLAPATPLTGSAVAASAIIGRRWRSVRTNAGGGNWLSGLLGGKGGGAPTAITVTPGTVKAGDPVLHEPAQEVAPGDVPSEKVQGVIDRMIDVMRKAPGVGLAAPQIGVPLRVRATNNTAIIVLEDTQEYIGYAPKKDIEAQDRRPFDLLVIINPKLKKTSKRTAFFFEGCLSVDGYRAVVERHLDVEVSGLDRNGSPIKIQTSGWQARILQHECDHLEGTLYVDKMVPRTFRIVDNLDLPLPIGCPPLGAR, from the exons ATGGTTGCGCTCCTCCGCCCGCTCTCGTCCGCCGCTGCGACGAccctcctcctcgcccccgCCACGCCACTCACCGGCTCCGCAGTCGCCGCTAGCGCTATCATCGGCAGGCGGTGGAGAAGCGTGAGGACGAACGCGGGCGGTGGGAACTGGCTGTCCGGGCTGCTGGGCGGCAAGGGCGGCGGCGCGCCCACGGCGATAACGGTGACGCCGGGGACCGTGAAGGCTGGAGACCCCGTGCTGCACGAGCCAGCGCAGGAGGTGGCGCCCGGGGACGTCCCCTCTGAGAAGGTCCAGGGCGTCATCGACCGGATGATCGACGTCATGCGCAAGGCCCCCGGCGTCGGCCTCGCCGCCCCGCAGATCGGGGTCCCACTCAGGGTACGTGCGACCAATAACACGGCT ATTATTGTTCTGGAGGACACCCAAGAGTACATCGGCTATGCACCCAAGAAGGATATTGAAGCGCAGGATCGCCGTCCCTTTGATCTTCTT GTTATTATCAATCCCAAGCTAAAGAAGACAAGTAAAAGAACAGCATTTTTCTTCGAGGGATGTCTGAG TGTTGATGGATACAGGGCGGTCGTCGAGCGACATCTAGATGTTGAGGTTTCAGGTTTGGACCGAAATGGGAGCCCCATTAAGATACAGACTTCAGGATGGCAAGCACGCATCCTGCAGCACGAATGTgatcatcttgaaggcacacTGTATGTTGACAAGATGGTCCCGAGGACATTCAGGATTGTTGATAACTTGGATCTACCACTTCCCATTGGATGTCCTCCGCTAGGTGCAAGATAA
- the LOC133913738 gene encoding peptide deformylase 1A, chloroplastic-like isoform X2 has translation MVALLRPLSSAAATTLLLAPATPLTGSAVAASAIIGRRWRSVRTNAGGGNWLSGLLGGKGGGAPTAITVTPGTVKAGDPVLHEPAQEVAPGDVPSEKVQGVIDRMIDVMRKAPGVGLAAPQIGVPLRIIVLEDTQEYIGYAPKKDIEAQDRRPFDLLVIINPKLKKTSKRTAFFFEGCLSVDGYRAVVERHLDVEVSGLDRNGSPIKIQTSGWQARILQHECDHLEGTLYVDKMVPRTFRIVDNLDLPLPIGCPPLGAR, from the exons ATGGTTGCGCTCCTCCGCCCGCTCTCGTCCGCCGCTGCGACGAccctcctcctcgcccccgCCACGCCACTCACCGGCTCCGCAGTCGCCGCTAGCGCTATCATCGGCAGGCGGTGGAGAAGCGTGAGGACGAACGCGGGCGGTGGGAACTGGCTGTCCGGGCTGCTGGGCGGCAAGGGCGGCGGCGCGCCCACGGCGATAACGGTGACGCCGGGGACCGTGAAGGCTGGAGACCCCGTGCTGCACGAGCCAGCGCAGGAGGTGGCGCCCGGGGACGTCCCCTCTGAGAAGGTCCAGGGCGTCATCGACCGGATGATCGACGTCATGCGCAAGGCCCCCGGCGTCGGCCTCGCCGCCCCGCAGATCGGGGTCCCACTCAGG ATTATTGTTCTGGAGGACACCCAAGAGTACATCGGCTATGCACCCAAGAAGGATATTGAAGCGCAGGATCGCCGTCCCTTTGATCTTCTT GTTATTATCAATCCCAAGCTAAAGAAGACAAGTAAAAGAACAGCATTTTTCTTCGAGGGATGTCTGAG TGTTGATGGATACAGGGCGGTCGTCGAGCGACATCTAGATGTTGAGGTTTCAGGTTTGGACCGAAATGGGAGCCCCATTAAGATACAGACTTCAGGATGGCAAGCACGCATCCTGCAGCACGAATGTgatcatcttgaaggcacacTGTATGTTGACAAGATGGTCCCGAGGACATTCAGGATTGTTGATAACTTGGATCTACCACTTCCCATTGGATGTCCTCCGCTAGGTGCAAGATAA
- the LOC133913764 gene encoding uncharacterized protein LOC133913764 — protein sequence MATRHGSRRTKADQWLFGRKWRGSAKETRHPVVSEVKRPNPITVQKDEGICLEQSRVHLPGLGQREMIDVAPGRKSMPEMETNMKEVDQWLFGGKWRGTAKETIHPVMPEAKPQNPTTPQKDEGTCLEKSRVHLHGLGQREIIDVAPGRKSMPEMEINMKEVVAVLGVKVMAADMPPFMQLHAFRCAKRSHDSLDKFSSRQLAHDVKKEFDKVYGPTWHCIVGTSYGSFVTHSRGCFLYFSMDKIIVMLFKTKIRKVLAS from the exons ATGGCGACCCGTCATGGCAGCAGGAGGACAAAGGCAGATCAGTGGCTATTTGGTAGGAAATGGAGGGGGTCTGCAAAAGAGACAAGACATCCTGTTGTCTCTGAGGTTAAGCGCCCAAATCCCATTACCGTTCAGAAGGATGAAGGCATCTGCCTTGAGCAGTCCAGGGTGCATCTTCCTGGCCTGGGGCAGAGAGAGATGATCGATGTTGCGCCCGGGAGGAAATCAATGCCTGAGATGGAGACCAACATGAAAGAAGTAGATCAGTGGCTATTTGGTGGGAAATGGAGGGGAACTGCAAAAGAGACAATACATCCTGTTATGCCTGAGGCTAAGCCCCAAAATCCCACTACCCCACAGAAGGATGAAGGTACCTGCCTTGAGAAGTCTAGAGTGCATCTGCATGGTCTGGGACAGAGAGAGATCATCGATGTTGCACCCGGGAGGAAATCGATGCCGGAGATGGAGATCAACATGAAAGAAGTTGTTGCTGTGCTCGGGGTGAAGGTAATGGCTGCAGACATGCCACCATTCATGCAACTGCATGCGTTCCGATGCGCTAAGCGATCCCATGACAGCTTGGACAAGTTCAGCTCAAGGCAGCTGGCCCATGATGTGAAGAAG GAGTTTGATAAAGTGTACGGGCCTACGTGGCACTGCATCGTCGGTACAAGCTACGGTTCCTTCGTGACTCATTCCAGAGGTTGTTTCCTCTACTTTTCCATGGACAAAATCATTGTGATGCTGTTCAAGACCAAGATAAGGAAAGTGTTAGCATCCTGA